In Nocardia yunnanensis, one DNA window encodes the following:
- a CDS encoding SGNH/GDSL hydrolase family protein gives MTARTETTDPYTLSDATAAALLREVPWRRFAVIGDSTAEGVGDPWPGYESVPWADRVARWLLAAHPRTDYLNTGRTGALLSEVLATQLPALDAFAPDLVHISCGGNDLLLRDAALPAVEAALDELCGRVAATGARLSLFTLTDSFTGRMAPLRPRFAEFADAVRRVAHRHDAILTEFWDHPARLRPGWLSADLIHLTMAGHAVVAADITRNLARHAARPPELATRP, from the coding sequence ATGACCGCGCGCACCGAAACCACCGACCCCTACACCCTGTCGGACGCCACCGCGGCCGCGCTGCTGCGCGAGGTGCCGTGGCGGCGCTTCGCGGTCATCGGCGACTCCACCGCCGAAGGCGTCGGCGACCCGTGGCCCGGCTACGAATCCGTCCCGTGGGCCGACCGGGTGGCGCGCTGGCTGCTGGCCGCCCACCCGCGCACCGACTACCTCAACACCGGCCGCACCGGCGCGCTGCTGAGCGAGGTGCTCGCCACCCAGCTACCCGCGCTCGACGCGTTCGCGCCCGACCTGGTGCACATCAGCTGCGGCGGCAACGACCTGTTGCTGCGCGATGCCGCGCTGCCCGCGGTGGAAGCCGCCCTCGACGAGCTGTGCGGCCGGGTCGCCGCCACCGGCGCGCGGCTGTCGCTGTTCACCCTCACGGATTCCTTCACCGGCCGCATGGCCCCGCTGCGTCCGCGCTTCGCCGAATTCGCCGACGCGGTCCGGCGGGTCGCGCACCGCCACGACGCCATCCTCACCGAATTCTGGGACCACCCCGCCCGCCTGCGCCCCGGCTGGCTCTCCGCCGATCTCATCCACCTGACCATGGCCGGGCACGCGGTCGTGGCCGCCGATATCACCCGAAACCTCGCCCGCCACGCCGCCCGCCCACCCGAACTGGCCACCCGCCCCTGA
- a CDS encoding MFS transporter, with product MTDLTHPQPTPDPAPDPRPAAESPTATTAPTTTAALRAAESSSAPTASPAARRALLVASGAAFMSFLDLSVVNIAFPALIRDYPATAPATLTWIVSGYAVAFAALLTPAGQLADALGRGRVFLTALAGFALTSLLCALAPGADWLIAGRFLQGAAAAFLIPAGLGVVLSVTPPARIGVAMAAWTAAGGFAATVGPAAGGALVDWFGWRSVFVVNVPLAAMLIVAGLRLARGERRHPHGLPDPVGTAATGVGIGAVVAAVTQGQQWGWGDPRTLACGVGGLALLALALWRSRRHPRPAIAVTLWRSRSYARVNAVAFVFGATMFAWLLAGPLWLDTLWHYSVLRSAGAMTVGAVAAMAGAVVAGRAPGSWQRGLGVLGALLFAASTFYMSTDAWDATPALWTAWIPAGLLGGSGIGLLITVLGTIAAESLPPQRFAAGVGMNLTARQAGGALGVAILAAVFAAHPAQPLTAFHTLFAVCAGIAVAAAVLAALPVKEPIA from the coding sequence ATGACCGACCTCACCCACCCACAGCCCACCCCCGATCCCGCGCCCGACCCCCGTCCCGCCGCCGAAAGCCCGACAGCGACAACCGCCCCAACGACAACCGCCGCGCTCCGCGCCGCCGAATCCTCTTCCGCCCCAACCGCTTCCCCCGCCGCCCGGCGCGCCCTGCTGGTCGCCTCCGGCGCGGCGTTCATGTCCTTTCTGGACCTGTCGGTGGTCAATATCGCCTTCCCCGCCCTGATCCGCGACTATCCCGCCACCGCGCCGGCCACCCTGACCTGGATCGTCAGCGGTTACGCGGTCGCCTTCGCCGCCCTGCTCACCCCGGCCGGGCAACTGGCCGACGCGCTGGGGCGCGGACGCGTGTTCCTCACCGCCCTGGCCGGATTCGCGCTCACCTCCCTGCTGTGCGCGCTCGCGCCCGGCGCGGACTGGCTCATCGCCGGCCGCTTCCTGCAGGGCGCCGCAGCGGCGTTTCTCATCCCGGCCGGGCTGGGTGTGGTGTTGAGCGTGACCCCGCCCGCCCGCATCGGCGTGGCCATGGCCGCCTGGACCGCAGCGGGCGGTTTCGCCGCCACCGTCGGACCGGCCGCGGGCGGGGCGCTGGTCGACTGGTTCGGGTGGCGGTCGGTGTTCGTGGTCAACGTGCCCCTCGCGGCGATGCTGATCGTGGCCGGCCTGCGCCTCGCCCGCGGCGAGCGCCGCCACCCGCACGGCCTGCCCGACCCCGTGGGCACCGCTGCCACCGGCGTGGGCATCGGCGCCGTCGTCGCCGCGGTCACCCAGGGCCAGCAGTGGGGCTGGGGCGACCCGCGCACCCTGGCCTGCGGCGTGGGCGGCCTGGCGCTGCTGGCGCTGGCGCTGTGGCGCTCGCGCCGCCATCCGCGCCCGGCCATCGCGGTCACGTTGTGGCGCAGCCGTTCCTACGCGCGCGTCAATGCGGTGGCCTTCGTGTTCGGTGCGACCATGTTCGCCTGGCTGCTGGCCGGGCCGCTGTGGCTCGACACCCTGTGGCACTACTCGGTGCTGCGCTCCGCGGGCGCCATGACCGTCGGCGCGGTCGCCGCCATGGCGGGCGCGGTCGTGGCCGGGCGCGCCCCCGGCTCGTGGCAGCGCGGGCTCGGGGTGCTGGGCGCGCTGCTGTTCGCCGCGTCCACCTTCTACATGAGCACCGACGCCTGGGACGCCACGCCCGCGCTGTGGACGGCGTGGATTCCGGCCGGGCTGCTCGGCGGCAGCGGCATCGGGCTGCTGATCACCGTCCTGGGCACCATCGCCGCGGAATCCCTTCCGCCGCAACGGTTCGCGGCCGGTGTCGGGATGAATCTGACCGCCCGCCAAGCCGGGGGCGCGCTCGGGGTGGCGATCCTGGCCGCCGTGTTCGCCGCCCACCCCGCCCAGCCGCTGACCGCCTTCCACACCCTGTTCGCCGTCTGCGCCGGCATCGCCGTCGCCGCGGCCGTGCTGGCCGCACTGCCCGTCAAGGAGCCGATCGCATGA
- a CDS encoding Dyp-type peroxidase: MADPATPPRLTRRRLLGGTAVAAGAAGAAGIGWGAASLTRRDHDRDPGLDTVAFYGEHQAGIATEPPGHAAFAAYDLAAGTTREDIVGLLKIWTDDAARLTQGMPALADTEPELAARPARLTVTVGFGPRMFAVAGLDQRRPPWCNPLPPFTIDRLDPAWCDGDLLLQICAEEATTVAHAVRVLSKHVKSLVSVRWVQRGFRNAARGQTMRNLMGSVDGTVNIAPGTPDFERLVWDDGAARPWLAGGTSMVLRRIAMNLETWDELDADGRALTVGRTVAEGAPLSGGAEFDEADFGAVDRYGIPKIPPSSHIARAHHAHDGERFLRRGYNYDDAPAPGHVSNSGLLFASFQRDIDTQYLPVQQRLAEFDALNQWTIPVGSAVFAIPPGVPGPGGYLGQQLFEAAATRN, encoded by the coding sequence GTGGCTGACCCGGCGACACCGCCGCGCCTGACCCGGCGACGCCTGCTCGGCGGCACCGCCGTCGCGGCCGGCGCGGCCGGGGCCGCCGGAATCGGCTGGGGCGCGGCCAGTCTCACCCGCCGCGACCACGACCGCGACCCCGGCCTGGACACCGTCGCCTTCTACGGCGAGCACCAGGCCGGCATCGCGACCGAGCCGCCGGGACATGCGGCGTTCGCGGCCTACGACCTGGCCGCGGGCACCACGCGCGAGGACATCGTCGGACTGCTGAAAATCTGGACCGACGACGCCGCCCGGCTCACCCAGGGCATGCCGGCGCTGGCCGACACCGAACCCGAACTCGCCGCCCGCCCCGCCCGGCTCACCGTCACCGTCGGATTCGGGCCGCGGATGTTCGCCGTCGCCGGGCTCGACCAGCGGCGGCCGCCCTGGTGTAACCCGTTGCCGCCGTTCACCATCGACCGGCTCGATCCCGCCTGGTGCGACGGGGATCTGCTGCTGCAGATCTGCGCCGAGGAGGCCACCACCGTCGCGCACGCCGTGCGCGTGCTGTCCAAACACGTGAAGTCGCTGGTGTCGGTGCGCTGGGTGCAGCGCGGATTCCGCAACGCCGCGCGCGGGCAGACCATGCGCAACCTCATGGGGTCGGTCGACGGCACCGTCAACATCGCCCCCGGCACCCCCGATTTCGAGCGGCTGGTGTGGGACGACGGGGCCGCGCGGCCGTGGCTGGCCGGCGGCACCTCGATGGTGTTGCGGCGCATCGCGATGAACCTCGAGACCTGGGACGAGCTCGACGCCGACGGGCGCGCCCTCACCGTGGGCCGCACCGTCGCCGAGGGCGCGCCGCTGTCGGGCGGCGCCGAATTCGACGAGGCCGACTTCGGCGCCGTCGACCGCTACGGCATCCCCAAGATCCCGCCGTCCTCGCACATCGCGCGCGCCCACCACGCCCACGACGGGGAACGGTTCCTGCGCCGCGGCTACAACTACGACGACGCCCCCGCCCCCGGGCACGTGTCGAACTCGGGTCTGCTGTTCGCGTCCTTCCAACGCGATATCGACACCCAATATCTGCCGGTGCAGCAGCGGCTGGCCGAGTTCGACGCCCTCAACCAGTGGACGATCCCGGTCGGGTCGGCGGTGTTCGCCATCCCGCCCGGCGTGCCCGGCCCCGGCGGCTACCTCGGCCAGCAACTGTTCGAGGCGGCCGCGACACGCAACTGA
- a CDS encoding TetR/AcrR family transcriptional regulator yields the protein MTQPVHAPEHDASAPEEVSDGRLAKGARARAGIARRAAEVASVEGLTALSLAKLAGDLGVSKSGVATLFGTKENLQLAAVAAAREMFVDTVIRPAHAAERGMPRLRAMIERWFAYIEEPVLPGGCFRGQIVPEFDSRPGAVRDALVADRDDWFAVLEKEIGRAQQQGRLAGVDPHALAFQLDAIVAAANTAARLGDETALPLARQLVDGLLGPDR from the coding sequence GTGACCCAGCCCGTGCACGCACCCGAACACGACGCTTCCGCCCCCGAGGAGGTCTCCGACGGTCGGCTGGCGAAAGGCGCGCGCGCTCGTGCCGGTATCGCGCGCCGCGCCGCCGAGGTCGCCTCGGTCGAGGGGCTGACCGCGCTGAGCCTGGCCAAGCTCGCCGGGGATCTGGGGGTCAGCAAATCCGGGGTGGCGACGCTGTTCGGCACCAAGGAGAACCTGCAACTGGCCGCGGTCGCCGCCGCGCGAGAGATGTTCGTCGACACCGTGATTCGCCCCGCCCACGCCGCCGAGCGCGGGATGCCGCGGTTGCGGGCGATGATCGAGCGCTGGTTCGCCTATATCGAGGAGCCGGTGCTGCCGGGCGGTTGTTTCCGCGGCCAGATCGTGCCGGAGTTCGACAGTCGTCCCGGCGCGGTGCGCGACGCGCTGGTCGCCGACCGCGACGACTGGTTCGCGGTGCTGGAGAAGGAGATCGGCCGCGCCCAGCAGCAGGGCCGGCTCGCGGGCGTGGATCCGCACGCGCTGGCGTTCCAGCTGGACGCGATCGTGGCCGCCGCCAATACCGCGGCGCGCCTGGGTGACGAGACGGCGCTGCCGCTGGCGCGGCAACTGGTGGACGGCCTGCTCGGACCCGACCGCTGA
- a CDS encoding copper chaperone PCu(A)C yields the protein MSSMTPARPRPRGLARRLGAAAALTTLALTAVACSNSQQAADSSGKAADAVSLSDQWIKAADSGMSAAFGTLTNNSDKPVNLVAATSPASATVEIHETAPDGSGEKMMRPKAGGLVIPAHAKATLAPGGDHLMFMGLKAPLRTGAETPITLTFSDGSTTTVTAQVRDFAGGKENYQPSGDNAAHGG from the coding sequence ATGTCCTCGATGACCCCCGCGCGCCCGCGCCCCCGTGGATTGGCTCGCCGTCTCGGCGCGGCCGCCGCCCTCACCACCCTCGCCCTCACGGCGGTGGCCTGTTCGAACTCGCAGCAGGCCGCCGATTCCAGCGGCAAGGCCGCCGACGCGGTGTCGCTGTCGGACCAGTGGATCAAGGCCGCCGACAGCGGCATGTCCGCCGCCTTCGGCACCCTCACCAACAACTCCGACAAACCGGTCAATCTGGTGGCCGCCACCAGCCCGGCCTCGGCGACCGTGGAAATCCACGAGACCGCCCCCGACGGCTCCGGGGAGAAGATGATGCGGCCCAAGGCCGGCGGCCTGGTCATCCCCGCCCACGCCAAGGCCACCCTCGCCCCCGGCGGCGACCACCTGATGTTCATGGGGTTGAAAGCGCCGCTGCGCACCGGCGCGGAAACCCCCATCACCCTGACCTTCTCCGACGGCTCCACTACCACCGTCACCGCGCAGGTGCGTGATTTCGCCGGCGGCAAGGAGAACTATCAGCCCTCCGGCGACAACGCCGCCCACGGTGGCTGA
- a CDS encoding glycosyltransferase family 9 protein yields MAVVLVLRARGLGELLTAVPALRALRRARPDDHIVLAAPHRLKPIVDLIACVDEMVPVSDPLGLRWDGESPTLAVNLNGPDGIAELARTRPTRILTYRDPAYPELPGPDWQPELHDVDRWCHLLESDGIAADRRNLGLVPPVATTSHRDAVVVHVGAGAPARRWPPDRFAAVVRHLLVQGREVVLTGDDSEREIALAVAARAGLSPARVLAGQQNLIELAATVAEAALVVCGDTGVAHLATAFGSRTVLLFGPNPPSRHGPPPHLLGRHAVLWAGTLGNPDAEGIDPGLLKIGVPEVINAVDKQLRKRPWPGTNLDRRAQQAYRRVG; encoded by the coding sequence GTGGCGGTTGTACTAGTGCTGCGAGCACGCGGGCTGGGTGAGCTGCTCACCGCGGTCCCGGCGTTGCGCGCGCTGCGCCGGGCCCGGCCCGACGACCACATCGTGCTGGCCGCACCGCATCGGCTCAAACCGATCGTCGATCTCATCGCCTGCGTCGACGAGATGGTGCCGGTCAGCGATCCGCTGGGGCTGCGCTGGGACGGCGAAAGCCCCACGCTCGCGGTCAATCTCAACGGCCCCGACGGGATCGCGGAATTGGCGCGCACCCGCCCGACGCGCATCCTCACCTACCGCGACCCCGCCTACCCGGAGCTGCCCGGACCCGACTGGCAGCCGGAGCTGCACGACGTGGACCGGTGGTGTCATCTGCTGGAATCCGACGGCATCGCCGCCGACCGCCGCAACCTCGGGCTGGTGCCGCCGGTGGCCACCACCAGCCACCGCGACGCCGTGGTCGTGCACGTCGGGGCGGGCGCGCCCGCGCGGCGCTGGCCGCCCGACCGTTTCGCCGCGGTGGTGCGGCATCTGCTCGTGCAGGGCCGCGAGGTCGTGCTGACCGGCGACGACTCCGAACGCGAGATCGCGCTCGCGGTGGCCGCGCGCGCGGGACTGTCCCCGGCGCGGGTGCTCGCGGGCCAGCAGAACCTCATCGAACTGGCCGCCACCGTCGCCGAGGCCGCCCTCGTCGTCTGCGGCGACACCGGGGTGGCCCATCTGGCAACGGCTTTCGGCTCCCGCACCGTGCTGCTGTTCGGCCCCAACCCGCCCAGCCGCCACGGGCCGCCCCCGCATCTGCTCGGCCGCCACGCTGTGCTGTGGGCCGGCACCCTCGGCAACCCGGACGCCGAGGGCATCGACCCCGGACTGTTGAAGATCGGCGTCCCCGAAGTGATCAACGCCGTCGACAAGCAACTGCGCAAACGCCCCTGGCCCGGCACCAACCTCGACCGCCGCGCCCAGCAGGCCTACCGCCGCGTCGGCTAG
- a CDS encoding EamA family transporter, whose translation MGTSVAVENSRRAGVPGWSVPLLFVAGGVSLYLGAALGVHLFDTVEPATVAWLRAAAAAVALLGWRRPWRAGWTRRTVLVAGGFGVVTVGMNIAFYEAIARIPLGTAVAIEFLGPITVAALGSRRPRDVLAVVLVVAGVLLLVGVSTDARPLGVGFALVAAALWAGYILLGKRVADAGSGLDALAVGMAVAAAGLAPILVTSQLLLRPAVFADPSTWLLGVGVGVLSSAVPYGLDQLVLRTVGRARFALLLALLPATAAVVGAIALAQRPTLAELGGMVLVMAALLLTARPRDAAR comes from the coding sequence GTGGGAACGTCTGTCGCCGTCGAGAATTCGCGCCGGGCCGGGGTTCCCGGCTGGTCGGTGCCGTTGCTGTTCGTCGCGGGCGGTGTCTCGCTGTATCTCGGGGCGGCGCTGGGCGTGCACCTGTTCGACACCGTCGAACCGGCCACCGTCGCCTGGTTGCGGGCCGCGGCGGCCGCGGTGGCGCTGCTGGGGTGGCGCCGCCCGTGGCGGGCGGGGTGGACGCGGCGCACGGTGCTGGTGGCCGGCGGGTTCGGTGTGGTGACGGTGGGCATGAACATCGCCTTCTACGAGGCGATCGCCCGCATACCCCTGGGTACCGCGGTGGCCATCGAGTTCCTCGGCCCGATCACCGTGGCCGCGCTGGGTTCTCGCCGTCCCCGTGACGTCCTCGCGGTCGTGCTGGTGGTGGCCGGGGTGCTGCTGCTGGTCGGCGTCTCCACCGATGCCCGTCCGCTGGGTGTGGGTTTCGCCCTGGTGGCGGCCGCGTTGTGGGCGGGCTACATCCTGCTGGGCAAGCGCGTGGCCGATGCCGGGTCGGGGCTGGACGCGCTGGCCGTCGGCATGGCCGTGGCCGCCGCCGGGCTGGCGCCGATCCTGGTGACGAGTCAATTGCTGTTGCGCCCAGCGGTTTTCGCCGATCCGAGCACGTGGCTGCTGGGTGTCGGCGTCGGGGTGCTGTCGTCGGCGGTCCCCTATGGTCTGGATCAGCTGGTCCTGCGCACGGTGGGCCGGGCGCGGTTCGCGCTGCTGCTGGCCTTGTTGCCGGCCACGGCGGCGGTGGTGGGTGCGATCGCGCTGGCGCAGCGCCCCACCCTGGCCGAACTGGGCGGCATGGTGTTGGTGATGGCGGCCTTGCTGCTCACCGCGCGCCCCCGCGATGCGGCGCGCTGA
- a CDS encoding YnfA family protein produces MTVARSILLFGLAALAEIGGAWLIWQGVREQRGWAWMGAGVVALGLYGFVATLQPDAQFGRILAAYGGVFVAGSLVWGMAFDGFRPDRWDVTGALVCLAGVALIMYAPRPA; encoded by the coding sequence ATGACCGTGGCGCGATCGATCCTGTTGTTCGGGCTGGCCGCCCTCGCCGAAATCGGCGGGGCGTGGCTGATCTGGCAGGGGGTGCGCGAACAGCGCGGCTGGGCGTGGATGGGGGCCGGGGTGGTCGCGCTCGGCCTCTACGGGTTCGTGGCCACCCTGCAACCCGACGCGCAGTTCGGGCGCATCCTGGCCGCCTACGGTGGGGTGTTCGTGGCCGGATCGCTGGTGTGGGGCATGGCATTCGACGGATTCCGGCCCGACCGCTGGGACGTGACCGGGGCGCTGGTGTGCCTGGCCGGGGTGGCGCTCATCATGTACGCGCCCCGCCCGGCCTGA
- a CDS encoding response regulator transcription factor, whose translation METSPRSPRRILVVEDEPTIAESLAARLRAEGYAVEVVHDGPAAVAAEAAGEPDLVVLDVMLPGFDGLEVCRRIQARRPVPVLMLTARTDETDMLVGLGVGADDYLTKPFSMRVLAARVAALLRRVERTAAPGTSIVVGDLRIDTDQRRVWRADTETQLTPLEFELLVNLARRPRTVLARERLLSEVWGWADASGTRAVDSHIKALRRKLGADLIRTVHGVGYALEAR comes from the coding sequence ATGGAAACCAGTCCGAGGAGTCCGCGCCGGATTCTGGTGGTCGAGGACGAACCCACCATCGCCGAGTCCCTCGCGGCCCGGCTGCGCGCGGAAGGGTATGCCGTCGAGGTGGTCCACGACGGTCCCGCGGCGGTGGCCGCCGAAGCGGCGGGGGAACCGGATCTGGTGGTGCTGGATGTGATGCTGCCCGGCTTCGACGGGCTCGAGGTGTGCCGGCGCATTCAAGCGCGCCGCCCGGTGCCGGTGCTCATGCTCACCGCCCGCACCGACGAGACCGACATGCTGGTCGGCCTGGGGGTCGGCGCCGACGACTATCTGACCAAACCGTTCTCCATGCGGGTGCTCGCCGCGCGAGTGGCGGCGCTGCTGCGACGGGTGGAACGCACCGCCGCGCCCGGCACCAGCATCGTGGTCGGGGATCTGCGCATCGACACCGATCAACGGCGGGTGTGGCGCGCGGACACCGAAACCCAGCTCACCCCTTTGGAATTCGAGCTGCTGGTGAATCTGGCGCGCCGCCCGCGCACGGTGCTGGCCCGCGAGCGTCTGCTCAGCGAGGTGTGGGGGTGGGCGGACGCGTCGGGCACCCGCGCGGTCGACTCGCACATCAAGGCCTTGCGACGCAAGCTCG